The Dehalococcoidia bacterium genome segment GCTGGGGCGGCAGGCAGACTGTCGGATAGGCGTCCAGGCAGTGCTCCGGCCGTCTTTCTGGCCCGGGTATGACCCTTCGCGTGTCGATGAGCACTTTGCCCTGGACGGTCCGGACGGCAAAACGGTCGAGTCCTCGCTCGCACGTGCCGAAGCGGCAATAGCCCTCGAGATCGTAGGTCTGGCCGTGGCAGGGATTGCGGAACCAGCCCCTGGTCCCGAGAAACTCGAACTCAGGGCGCCAGGGCACGGTGCAGCCCTGGTGTGGGTCGCGCCAGGACAGGGCAATGAACCGCTCGCCGTCGAGCCGCACGAGCCAGAGCCGGCCTTGCGTTATCTGAACGGGTTCGCG includes the following:
- a CDS encoding Rieske (2Fe-2S) protein; translation: MAARSRAAPERLVLLVAAATFLLLAAAVGVAFLWPASAGPLTAGRTGQALSGEITAGRVNDIPLREPVQITQGRLWLVRLDGERFIALSWRDPHQGCTVPWRPEFEFLGTRGWFRNPCHGQTYDLEGYCRFGTCERGLDRFAVRTVQGKVLIDTRRVIPGPERRPEHCLDAYPTVCLPPQPTSFRCQPLYAGMVVLPPDPLGLDPDGDGLGCEP